TGCTGCCATGGATGGTGTTGTCCTGTGGCGCGCGCTCCAGCAGGGCCACGCGGAAGTCCTCGGGCGCGTCCCCCACCGCCGGAATCTTGTACGTGTCCGGCGAGTGCGTGAGGAGCCGCCCCTTCGCATCGAACAGCACCTCCTCGCACGTCAGCCACCCCACGCCCTGGATGAAGCCTCCCTCCACCTGGCCCCGGTCGATGCTCGGCACCAGCGAGGTTCCCACGTCGTGCAGGATGTCCACCCGCCGCACCCGGTGCTCTCCGGTGAGGCCGCTCACCTCCACCTCCACCACGGCCGCGCCGAAGGCGTAGTAGTGGAACGGCTTCCCCCGCCCGGCCACCCGGTCGTACGAGATGTCCGGCGTGCGGTAGTAGCCCGTGGCCGATAGCGACACCTGCGCCAGATACGCGGCGTGCACCACCTCGGCGAAGGACACCGAGCGCTCGGCACGCGCGGGGAGGAAGACGCGCCCCCCGGTGAAGACGAGTGAATCGGCCTCGCCGCCGCGCTCGAGCTGCAGCAGCCGCGCGGCCACCGGGCGCAACCGGTCTCGAATCACCTCACACGCCTGCTTCACCGCCATGCCATTGAGGTCCGAGCCGCTCGAGGCCGCCGTGGCCGAGGTGTTCGGCACCTTGTCCGTGGCGGTGTTCATCACCCGGACGCGCTCGACGGGCACGCCCAGCTCGTGGGCGCACACGGCCCGCATCTTGGTGTGCAGCCCCTGCCCCATCTCGGTGCCACCGTGATTGAGCTGCACGCTGCCGTCCGTGTACACCATCACCAGGGCCCCGGCCTGGTTGAGGAAGCTCGTGGTGAAGGAGATGCCGAACTTCACCGGCTGGAAGCCGATGCCCCGCTTCGTCCACTTCGACGTGGCGTTGAAGGCGTCGATCTCCGCCCGGCGCCGGGCGTAGTCGCTGGAGCTCATCAGCTCCGCGTGGATGCGCGGCAGCCGGTTGCCCTCCACGGCCTGTCCGTACGGCGTCACGTTCGCGGGAGTGTCCCGGTAGTAGTTGCGCTCGCGTACCACCGTGGGGTCCAACCCGAGCCGCTCGGCGGCGCGGTTGAGCACCTCCTCCATCACGAACATGCCCTGCGGCCCACCAAAGCCACGGAAGGCCGTGTTCGAGGGCAGGTTCGTCCGGGCCACCTGTCCGGTGAAGTGCAGGGCCGGGATGAAGTACGCGTTGTCCAGGTGGAAGAGGGCCCGGTCCAGGATGGCGCGCGACAGGTCCGTGCTCCATCCCCCGTCGGAGTACAGCGCCACCTTCAGCGCGAGCAGCCGCCCCTCGGTGTCGAAGCCGGCGTCGAAGCGGCCCCAGAAGGGGTGGCGCTTGCCCGTGAAGGCCATGTCCTGGTCGCGGTTGAGCCACACCTTCACCGGCCGCCCGGTGGCTCGCGCGCCCAGGGCCGCCAGGCACGCGAAGGGCGCGGCCTGCGTCTCCTTGCCGCCGAAGCCTCCGCCCATGCGCGGCACCTC
This is a stretch of genomic DNA from Archangium violaceum. It encodes these proteins:
- the xdhB gene encoding xanthine dehydrogenase molybdopterin binding subunit — translated: MSTIPSSPDTAQAQRPSPASTPLHAPAPHESGLKHTSGEALYVDDMPEPPGMLAGHLVTSPHAHARILRRDASRARALPGVHAVLFAEDVPGHNQVGPVFKDEPLFAEGEVHFHGQTVAVVLAESAALARRAAALVEVEYEPLPALLTLKEAVEAGSFLSDVHTIRRGDSEAALAAAPVRLTGECMTGAQDHFYLETQVTLAVPGEDGAVHLWCSTQHPTEVQTLVAEVLGTGRHQVVVEVPRMGGGFGGKETQAAPFACLAALGARATGRPVKVWLNRDQDMAFTGKRHPFWGRFDAGFDTEGRLLALKVALYSDGGWSTDLSRAILDRALFHLDNAYFIPALHFTGQVARTNLPSNTAFRGFGGPQGMFVMEEVLNRAAERLGLDPTVVRERNYYRDTPANVTPYGQAVEGNRLPRIHAELMSSSDYARRRAEIDAFNATSKWTKRGIGFQPVKFGISFTTSFLNQAGALVMVYTDGSVQLNHGGTEMGQGLHTKMRAVCAHELGVPVERVRVMNTATDKVPNTSATAASSGSDLNGMAVKQACEVIRDRLRPVAARLLQLERGGEADSLVFTGGRVFLPARAERSVSFAEVVHAAYLAQVSLSATGYYRTPDISYDRVAGRGKPFHYYAFGAAVVEVEVSGLTGEHRVRRVDILHDVGTSLVPSIDRGQVEGGFIQGVGWLTCEEVLFDAKGRLLTHSPDTYKIPAVGDAPEDFRVALLERAPQDNTIHGSKAVGEPPFMLAIGAVTALRHAVSAFGPPRTPVELASPATPEAILRAVELARAAAR